The Mycolicibacterium duvalii DNA window TCCTCGGAGAAGTCGGCGTGGCCGGGGGTGTCGAGCAGGTTGATGATGCAGGTGTCGCCGCTACCGGTGGTGTACGGGAACTGCAGCGCGGTCGACGTGATCGAGATGCCGCGCGCTTTCTCCATCTCCATCCAGTCCGACACCGTGGCGCGCCGGTTGCCCTTGCCGTGCACGGCGCCGGCCTCGGTGATCGCCTTGGCGTGCAGTACCAGCGCCTCGGTCAGGGTGGATTTCCCGGCGTCGGGGTGGCTGATCACGGCGAAGGTGCGGCGGCGGCGGGCTTCGAGCGAGACCTTGTCTGAGCGGGGTGCGACCGTCGCGGCCGCACCGGGGGAATTCGTCATTGTGGTGCGATTTTATTGGCCGGGGCCGCCGAAGCGTTAATCGTTGTTGCTGTCGAGTTCCTGTTTGGTCTGGGCGTCGAGCACGATGTCGCGCACCGCGGTGTTCTCCTCGAGGTGTGCCACCGACGAGGTTCCGGGGATCAACAGCACGTTCGGTGCCACAGCCAGCGTCCACGCCAACACGATCTGCGCCGGGGTGCGGCCCAGCTGCTGCGCTTCGCGCACCACCGCGGGGTGGGTGAGCACCGGATTGTCCGGCAGGAAGCCCGACCCCAGCGGGAAGAACGGCACGAACGCGATGTCCCGTTCGGTGCAGAGGTCCAATACCGGCTGCGACGACCGGTCCAGCAGGTTGTAGGCGTTCTGCACGCAGACGATCTCCGTGCGGTCCAGCGCGATTCGCAGATGCTCGACAGTGATGTTGCTCAGTCCGATTCCGGCGATCAGGCCCTCGTCACGCGCGGTGATCATCGTCGAGAGCTGACGGTCGAACAGGTCGCGGTCGACTTCGCTGTCGAAGATGCGCAGGTTGACCGCCGCGAGCCGGTCGGTGTCGAGCGTGCGCAAGTTCGCCTCGAGCTGGGCGCGCAGGTCGTCGGGGTCCTGGGCGGGCAGCCAGGCACCCCGGTCGTCGCGCTTGCCGCCGACCTTGCTGACCAGTGCGAGGTCGGCCGGATAGGGGTGCAGCGCCTCGCGGATCAGCTGGTTGGCGACGTCGGGCCCGTAGATCTGCGCGGTGTCGATGTGGTTGATGCCCAGCCCGCGCGCGCGTCGCAGCACGGCCAGGGCCTGGTCGTGGTCGCGGGGCGGCCCGAACACCCCGGGGCCCGGAAGTTGCATGGCGCCGAACCCGACGCGTCCGACGGAGTAGGAGCCGAGGGGGAAGCTGTCCATGGTGTTTACCTACGCGAGTTCGGCGTGATTTCATCCCGTTTGCGGTACGAAACCACGCCGAAATCGCAGCGGGCTGCCTAGTCCTCGCCGAGGACGTGGTAGATCTCGCGGCGGGCGGTGTTGACGATCTCGAGGATCCGCGCCTGCTGCTCCGGGGTGGCCGCGTGCGCCGACTGCGCGACAGCGCCCATCAGCTGGCCCACGGCGTTACGCAGGCCCATCGCCGTCGGGTCGGCGCCTTCGGTGATGGCCTCCCAGGGTGCCGCGTCGATCTTCTCCGCGGCCGCGCGGCCGTCGTCGGTCAGCTCGAAGAGCTTCTTGCTGCCCTCGGTCTCGGTCGCGGCGAGCAGGCCTTCGTCGACGAGAAGCTGCAGGGTGGGATAGATCGAGCCGGGGCTCGGCTTCCACAGCTGCCGGCTGCGCTCGTGGATCTCCTGGATCATCTCGTAGCCGTGCATCGGACGTTCGGTGAGCAGCTTCAGGATTGCGGCGCGCACGTCGCCGCGCCGGCCGCGATTACCTCCGCGGCGGCGCGGACCACCCGGGCCGAAACCGAAGCCGGGACCGAAACCGCCGGGGCCGAAACCACCGGCGCCGAAGCCGAACCCGGCGTCGCCGCGGTGATCCCGGAGGTGGTCGCGGAACTCGCGCCTGGCCTGGCGGCGACGCTCGTGGAGCATGTGGCGGTCGGCCGGGCCGAAGCCGAAACCGAGGTTGCTGAACGGGTTCTCTGGGGGTGTGAATGGGGTGTTCATATGTCTGTGTCCTTCGTAGGGCGAAAGCGCCGTACGGCGCTACCGATACGTTGACGATATATCGGGAAACATCACGATGCAACGCTGAGCGTCCGATCGCGTCAGTAGGCTGGGGCAACACCACCGAGTGGGCAGGAGATGGCCGTGAGCGAGACCACCGAGAGCGCAGCGTCGATCTTCACCGTCGGCAACTATGCGCCGGTCACCGACGAGCTCACCGCGTTCGATCTGCCGGTCGACGGCGCCATCCCGCCCGAGCTGGCGGGGTGGTACCTGCGTAACGGGCCCAATCCGCGGACCGCGACCGGACACTGGTTCACCGGCGACGGCATGATCCACGGCGTGCGCATCGAGAACGGGCGCGCCGCGTGGTACCGCAACCGATGGGTCCGTACCGACAGCTTCATCTCCGACTTCCCGCTCTACAACGAGGACGGCACCCGTAACCTGCGCGCCAGCGTGGCCAATACCCATGTGGTCAACCACGCGGGCAAGACCCTGGCTCTGGTCGAGTCGTCACTGCCCTACGAGATCACCAACGAGCTCGAGACCGTGGGCGCCTACGACTTCGGCGGTCGACTCGTCGACTCGATGACCGCGCACCCGAAGATCTGCCCGACCACCGGTGAGATGCACTTCTTCGGGTACGGCAACATCTCCGCCCCGCACGTCACCTACCACCGCGTCGACGCCGACGGCACGCTGACGATCAACCGCGGCATCGACGTGCCGGCGCTGACGATGATGCACGACTTCGCGCTGACCCCGAACTACGCGGTCTTCCTGGACCTTCCGATCGTGTTCGACCTCGGCGCCGCGATGGACGGGGAGATGCCCTTCGTGTGGGATGACGACTACGGCGCGCGATTCGGGCTGCTGCGCCGCGACGACCCGTTCGGCCAGGTGCGCTGGGTCGACATCGACCCGTGTTATGTGTTCCACGTCGCCAACGCCCACGAGACCAGCTCTGGGTCCCTGGTCCTGCAGGCGGTGCGCTACCCCGAATTGTGG harbors:
- a CDS encoding carotenoid oxygenase family protein, with the translated sequence MSETTESAASIFTVGNYAPVTDELTAFDLPVDGAIPPELAGWYLRNGPNPRTATGHWFTGDGMIHGVRIENGRAAWYRNRWVRTDSFISDFPLYNEDGTRNLRASVANTHVVNHAGKTLALVESSLPYEITNELETVGAYDFGGRLVDSMTAHPKICPTTGEMHFFGYGNISAPHVTYHRVDADGTLTINRGIDVPALTMMHDFALTPNYAVFLDLPIVFDLGAAMDGEMPFVWDDDYGARFGLLRRDDPFGQVRWVDIDPCYVFHVANAHETSSGSLVLQAVRYPELWRRGGGSDAEGVLWTWTVDPITGAVSEGQLDDRAVEFPRIDDRLATRAARYVMSVGNRSWVRHDLVTGDAVEHRFPASGPGNPGEAVFVPCNDGPADESSGWYLGYVYDADRDGSDLVILDASDVAADPVATVHLPQRVPYGFHGNWIAD
- a CDS encoding oxidoreductase; translated protein: MDSFPLGSYSVGRVGFGAMQLPGPGVFGPPRDHDQALAVLRRARGLGINHIDTAQIYGPDVANQLIREALHPYPADLALVSKVGGKRDDRGAWLPAQDPDDLRAQLEANLRTLDTDRLAAVNLRIFDSEVDRDLFDRQLSTMITARDEGLIAGIGLSNITVEHLRIALDRTEIVCVQNAYNLLDRSSQPVLDLCTERDIAFVPFFPLGSGFLPDNPVLTHPAVVREAQQLGRTPAQIVLAWTLAVAPNVLLIPGTSSVAHLEENTAVRDIVLDAQTKQELDSNND
- a CDS encoding PadR family transcriptional regulator produces the protein MNTPFTPPENPFSNLGFGFGPADRHMLHERRRQARREFRDHLRDHRGDAGFGFGAGGFGPGGFGPGFGFGPGGPRRRGGNRGRRGDVRAAILKLLTERPMHGYEMIQEIHERSRQLWKPSPGSIYPTLQLLVDEGLLAATETEGSKKLFELTDDGRAAAEKIDAAPWEAITEGADPTAMGLRNAVGQLMGAVAQSAHAATPEQQARILEIVNTARREIYHVLGED